In one window of Oceanipulchritudo coccoides DNA:
- the soxA gene encoding sulfur oxidation c-type cytochrome SoxA produces MIRLKQALGVAAAFGLSTGTAFAEPADDTLVLNEETQMVTRTSAPAHLDGAVDEVMSGWLFRGVETRAMQADDFDNPGMIFVEQAEEVWNTADGTEGKSCASCHEGPESMAGVRPVYPKWNAAAGEVRTLEMQINDCRENQMGAEKWKYTGGDMVNMTALISSVSRGMPVNVAIDGPAQSTWEQGKALYYTRTGQLELSCANCHEDNYGNMIRADHLSQG; encoded by the coding sequence ATGATACGATTGAAGCAAGCACTTGGGGTGGCCGCGGCCTTTGGCCTGAGTACGGGCACAGCCTTTGCGGAGCCGGCGGATGATACGCTGGTGCTGAATGAAGAGACGCAGATGGTGACGCGGACGTCGGCGCCGGCGCATCTGGACGGCGCGGTGGACGAGGTGATGTCGGGCTGGCTGTTCCGCGGGGTGGAAACCCGGGCGATGCAGGCGGATGACTTTGACAACCCCGGCATGATCTTTGTGGAGCAGGCCGAAGAGGTCTGGAACACGGCGGATGGCACGGAAGGCAAGTCCTGTGCGAGCTGCCATGAGGGTCCCGAGAGCATGGCCGGTGTGCGTCCTGTCTATCCGAAGTGGAATGCGGCCGCGGGCGAGGTGCGCACGCTTGAGATGCAGATCAACGATTGCCGCGAGAACCAGATGGGCGCGGAGAAGTGGAAGTACACCGGCGGCGACATGGTGAATATGACCGCGCTGATCTCGTCGGTGTCGCGGGGCATGCCGGTGAATGTGGCCATCGACGGTCCGGCACAATCGACGTGGGAGCAGGGCAAGGCGCTCTATTACACCCGCACGGGCCAGCTTGAGCTGTCCTGCGCGAACTGCCACGAGGACAACTACGGCAACATGATCCGGGCGGACCATCTGAGCCAGGG